The proteins below come from a single Haladaptatus paucihalophilus DX253 genomic window:
- a CDS encoding galactokinase, which yields MRNSEPADLAEVVTERFGGDGADVTVASAPGRVNLIGGHTDYNDGFVLPVAIDRRTAVAARPRTDRTVRVFSTNVGETRTFSLDAPATEESSWVGYVEGVARSLADEAPSPVSGLDLAVRGNVPMGGGLSSSASLELAAATALNETWTLGHDRTELADRCWRVEREFVGVECGIMDQFVVALGESDRALFLDCRTREYERYPLDGDVRVVVTNTNVEHELVDSAYNERVAQCREGVELLAESLSHDVNALRDVSVAEFEERAETLPGTVRDRCEHVVRENERVKTAANALETGDMERVGALMGESHRSLRDSYEVSCEELDFVVETAESVDAELGSRMTGAGFGGCVVSLVRSDSVESFTETVRAAYAAETGIEPDIFPCAVGDGARVENGPSE from the coding sequence ATGAGAAATAGCGAACCGGCCGACCTCGCCGAGGTCGTGACCGAGCGGTTCGGCGGCGACGGGGCGGACGTGACGGTGGCGTCGGCCCCCGGCCGGGTCAACCTCATCGGCGGACACACGGATTACAACGACGGCTTCGTCCTCCCCGTCGCCATCGACCGCCGGACCGCGGTCGCCGCGAGACCCCGCACCGACCGCACCGTCCGGGTGTTTTCGACGAACGTCGGCGAGACGCGGACGTTCTCGCTCGACGCGCCCGCGACCGAGGAATCGTCGTGGGTCGGCTACGTCGAAGGGGTCGCTCGCTCGCTGGCCGACGAAGCGCCGTCCCCCGTTTCCGGCCTCGACCTCGCGGTACGGGGTAACGTACCGATGGGCGGCGGGCTGTCCTCGTCGGCGTCGCTCGAACTGGCGGCCGCGACCGCGCTGAACGAAACGTGGACTCTCGGTCACGACCGGACGGAACTCGCGGACCGCTGTTGGCGGGTCGAACGTGAGTTCGTCGGCGTCGAGTGCGGCATCATGGACCAGTTCGTGGTCGCGCTCGGGGAATCGGACCGGGCGCTGTTTCTCGACTGCCGGACGCGTGAGTACGAACGGTACCCTCTCGACGGAGACGTTCGGGTCGTCGTGACGAACACGAACGTCGAACACGAGTTGGTCGATTCGGCGTACAACGAGCGAGTCGCGCAGTGTCGGGAGGGCGTCGAACTGCTCGCCGAGTCGCTGTCGCACGACGTGAACGCGCTCCGGGACGTGTCCGTGGCCGAGTTCGAGGAGCGAGCGGAAACGCTTCCGGGGACGGTGCGAGACCGCTGTGAACACGTCGTCCGCGAGAACGAACGAGTGAAGACGGCCGCGAACGCCCTCGAAACCGGCGACATGGAGCGCGTCGGGGCGTTGATGGGCGAGTCCCACCGAAGCCTCCGCGATTCGTACGAAGTCAGCTGCGAGGAGCTGGATTTCGTGGTCGAAACCGCCGAGTCGGTCGATGCCGAACTCGGGTCACGCATGACCGGGGCCGGATTCGGCGGTTGTGTTGTGAGCCTCGTCCGGTCGGATTCGGTCGAATCGTTCACGGAGACGGTTCGAGCGGCGTACGCCGCGGAGACCGGCATCGAACCCGACATCTTCCCGTGTGCGGTTGGTGACGGCGCACGGGTCGAGAACGGGCCGTCGGAGTGA
- a CDS encoding SulP family inorganic anion transporter, producing MSDRMESDPTHDGRNGPVEAVLPIADWLPRYDRSWLPADVLAGITVAAAVLPEGMAYASLAGLPPETGLYAGLLALVVYVFVGTSRQVIYGPTSALAVLVATGVGSVAVGGSLTEYATLIGATTVLVGVISVIAWLFRLGFVVNFISESVLTGFSAGAALYITATQLDKLVGISGASGTFFERVGFVVTHLGATNFPTLGIGLGALVLLALGERYAKRVPTALIVVLLATGLVAVTDLQRRGVTVVGRIPSGLPPISMPTPPTGTLPDLVPLAFALFLLSYVEGMGAVETFARRHDQRVDADQELLADGLTNIAAGLGHGFVVGGSMSRSALNDEIGGETQLVSGVSAVVLALVLVFFTDLFTTLPETVLAAVVIVAVAGLVDVPELRRIYRLDTLEFVTAASAFLGVLIFGMLAGVFIGVFVSLLVVVGRATYPNTATLGRVPGSDEFGDLSRHPENERVPGVLVYRVDAELFFANAPTIRAEVIDAVNDRETPVSLVVFDMRSSPTIDLTAADMLASLAEDLDERGIDFRLAEADGAVRDVLTAADASGPFDDMPLNERVVIVIEEWERNR from the coding sequence GTGAGTGACCGAATGGAATCGGACCCCACGCACGACGGTCGAAACGGACCCGTCGAAGCCGTCCTTCCCATCGCGGACTGGCTCCCCAGATACGACCGGTCGTGGCTCCCGGCCGACGTTCTCGCGGGCATCACCGTCGCCGCCGCGGTCCTACCCGAGGGGATGGCCTACGCGTCGCTGGCCGGACTCCCGCCCGAAACCGGTCTGTACGCGGGATTGCTCGCCCTCGTCGTCTACGTGTTCGTCGGCACCTCCCGGCAGGTCATCTACGGCCCCACCTCCGCGCTCGCCGTGCTGGTCGCGACGGGCGTCGGGTCCGTGGCCGTGGGCGGGTCGCTGACCGAATACGCGACGCTCATCGGGGCGACGACGGTGCTCGTCGGAGTCATCTCGGTCATCGCGTGGCTGTTCCGGCTCGGATTCGTCGTGAACTTCATCTCCGAGTCCGTTCTGACCGGCTTTTCGGCGGGCGCGGCGCTGTACATCACCGCCACGCAACTCGACAAACTGGTCGGGATTTCGGGTGCCAGCGGCACCTTCTTCGAGCGCGTCGGCTTCGTCGTGACCCACCTCGGCGCGACCAATTTCCCGACGCTCGGTATCGGATTGGGTGCGCTCGTTCTGCTCGCCCTCGGCGAACGCTACGCGAAGCGCGTTCCGACCGCCCTCATCGTCGTGCTCCTCGCCACCGGACTGGTCGCCGTGACAGATCTCCAGCGGCGCGGGGTCACGGTCGTCGGGCGGATTCCGAGCGGACTGCCGCCGATTTCGATGCCGACGCCGCCGACCGGAACGCTTCCGGACCTCGTTCCGCTCGCGTTCGCGCTCTTCTTGCTCTCCTACGTCGAGGGGATGGGTGCCGTCGAGACGTTCGCCCGGCGACACGACCAGCGGGTCGATGCCGACCAGGAACTGCTCGCCGACGGCCTCACGAACATCGCGGCGGGTCTCGGTCACGGCTTCGTGGTCGGCGGCAGCATGTCCAGAAGCGCCCTCAACGACGAAATCGGGGGCGAAACGCAACTCGTGAGCGGCGTCTCCGCCGTCGTCCTCGCGCTCGTCCTCGTCTTTTTCACCGACCTGTTCACGACGCTCCCCGAAACGGTGTTGGCGGCGGTGGTCATCGTCGCCGTCGCGGGCCTCGTCGACGTGCCCGAACTCCGCCGCATCTACCGCCTCGACACGTTGGAGTTCGTGACGGCAGCGTCCGCCTTTCTCGGCGTTCTCATCTTCGGGATGCTCGCGGGCGTGTTCATCGGCGTGTTCGTCTCGCTCCTCGTCGTCGTGGGACGTGCGACGTACCCCAACACGGCCACGTTAGGTCGGGTTCCGGGGTCCGACGAGTTCGGCGACCTGTCGCGCCACCCCGAAAACGAGCGCGTCCCCGGCGTACTCGTCTACCGCGTCGACGCCGAGTTGTTCTTCGCCAACGCGCCGACCATCCGCGCCGAGGTCATCGACGCCGTGAACGACCGCGAGACGCCCGTCTCTCTCGTCGTCTTCGACATGCGTTCCTCACCGACCATCGACCTGACCGCCGCGGACATGCTCGCTTCGCTGGCCGAGGACCTCGACGAACGCGGTATCGACTTTCGACTGGCGGAGGCGGACGGCGCGGTCCGGGACGTTCTCACCGCCGCCGACGCGTCGGGACCGTTCGACGACATGCCCCTCAACGAACGCGTCGTGATCGTCATCGAGGAGTGGGAGCGGAATCGCTGA
- a CDS encoding O-methyltransferase: MTEILPDETKRFLRAAIADPDETLQEMEERGEDFPTVGRDVGQFLRVLAYAVDAERIFEFGSGFGYSAYWFAEALPEDGEIVLTEFDDDELREARDYLERGGFADRAVFENGDANEIVERHDGPFDVVLIDHNKDGYPEAWDAIREKVAPGGVVIADNAMVSGIQDFDAILAAMEGEDPEMDAETRGIAEYLLAVRDDPDFETSVVPLGEGIAVSYRR; the protein is encoded by the coding sequence ATGACGGAGATACTGCCGGACGAGACGAAGCGCTTCCTTCGTGCCGCAATCGCCGACCCCGACGAAACGCTACAGGAGATGGAAGAGCGCGGCGAGGACTTCCCGACCGTCGGGCGCGACGTGGGGCAGTTCCTGCGGGTGCTCGCGTACGCCGTGGACGCGGAGCGAATCTTCGAGTTCGGGTCCGGATTCGGCTACTCCGCCTACTGGTTCGCCGAGGCGCTGCCCGAGGACGGCGAAATCGTCCTCACGGAGTTCGACGACGACGAACTCCGCGAGGCGCGCGATTACCTCGAACGGGGCGGGTTCGCGGACCGCGCCGTCTTCGAGAACGGCGACGCGAACGAAATCGTCGAGCGTCACGACGGTCCCTTCGACGTGGTGCTCATCGACCACAACAAGGACGGCTACCCGGAAGCGTGGGACGCGATTCGGGAGAAAGTCGCACCCGGCGGCGTCGTCATCGCCGACAACGCGATGGTTAGCGGGATACAGGACTTCGACGCGATTCTCGCCGCCATGGAGGGCGAAGACCCCGAGATGGACGCCGAAACCCGCGGCATCGCGGAGTACCTGCTGGCGGTGCGCGACGACCCGGATTTCGAAACCTCCGTCGTCCCGCTCGGCGAGGGTATCGCGGTGAGCTATCGGCGCTGA
- a CDS encoding MFS transporter gives MTDEEESITVWQPLREPVFRAMWTAALVSNVGTWMQNVGAAWLMTSLTTSALFVALVQTATTLPVVVVSLPAGAIGDIVDRRWLLLSIQVWMLVTAGLLGVLTATGQTTPWILLLLTFSLGFGTAFMNPTWQAIQPELVSRDELPAAISLGAVGFNIARAVGPAVGGLILAATGAATVFLLNALSFLAVLVVVYRWRREPSPSELPPERVSESIRRGVRFVRNDRGLRSVLARTLTFIFFASAIWALLPLLVRNQLGLGASGYGLVLGVTGLGSAAGITVLERARQRYTTNQVVLGASALFAAVLVVLGTVHVVAVALVAVAVGGIAWISVLSSLNTAVQTLSPEWVRARTLSVYMLFFLGGMAIGGLAWGAVADYLGTPETLVAAGAGLFVGLVGAIRWRFPVTDDLDLRPSAHWPDPETAFDPNPESGPVLVSVEYRIDPTTTAAFFDAMQELETVRRRNGARYWGVFRDTTTPDRYVEVYLTGTWMAHLREHERVSVADREIQERAASFHVGEGPPTVSHFVSEMDG, from the coding sequence ATGACCGACGAAGAGGAATCCATCACGGTCTGGCAACCGCTTCGGGAACCAGTCTTCCGAGCGATGTGGACGGCGGCGCTCGTGTCGAACGTCGGGACGTGGATGCAGAACGTCGGCGCGGCGTGGCTTATGACCTCGCTCACCACCTCGGCCCTGTTCGTCGCGTTGGTGCAGACGGCGACGACACTCCCCGTCGTTGTCGTCTCCCTTCCAGCGGGTGCCATCGGCGACATCGTGGACAGACGCTGGCTCCTGCTTTCGATACAGGTATGGATGCTCGTCACCGCCGGACTCCTCGGCGTGCTGACCGCGACTGGACAAACGACGCCGTGGATACTGTTGCTCCTCACGTTCTCGCTCGGGTTTGGGACGGCGTTCATGAACCCGACGTGGCAGGCGATTCAACCCGAGTTGGTGTCGCGGGACGAACTCCCGGCCGCGATTTCGCTCGGTGCCGTTGGCTTCAACATCGCCAGGGCGGTCGGGCCAGCGGTCGGCGGCCTCATCCTCGCAGCGACCGGAGCGGCCACGGTATTCCTGCTCAACGCGCTCTCGTTCCTCGCCGTGCTCGTCGTCGTGTATCGGTGGCGTCGTGAGCCGTCACCCTCCGAACTGCCGCCCGAGCGGGTTTCGGAGTCGATACGTCGGGGCGTTCGGTTCGTCCGCAACGACCGCGGTCTCAGGTCCGTGCTGGCGCGGACGCTGACGTTCATCTTCTTCGCCAGCGCGATTTGGGCGCTGTTGCCCCTCCTCGTCCGCAATCAACTCGGCCTCGGTGCGAGCGGATACGGCCTCGTGCTCGGCGTGACCGGCCTCGGGTCGGCGGCGGGAATTACCGTCCTCGAACGGGCGCGACAGCGGTACACCACGAATCAGGTCGTCCTCGGCGCGTCCGCGCTGTTCGCCGCCGTGCTGGTGGTGCTCGGAACCGTCCACGTCGTCGCCGTCGCTCTCGTCGCCGTCGCCGTGGGTGGAATCGCGTGGATTTCCGTGCTGTCGAGCCTGAACACGGCGGTACAGACGCTCTCGCCGGAATGGGTTCGCGCCCGGACACTCTCCGTGTACATGCTCTTCTTCCTCGGCGGAATGGCAATCGGCGGGTTGGCGTGGGGCGCGGTGGCCGACTATCTCGGCACACCAGAAACGCTCGTCGCGGCGGGTGCGGGGTTGTTCGTCGGACTCGTGGGTGCGATTCGCTGGCGGTTCCCTGTCACAGACGACCTCGATTTGCGCCCGTCCGCCCACTGGCCCGACCCGGAAACAGCGTTCGACCCGAACCCCGAATCGGGACCGGTACTCGTCAGCGTCGAGTACCGAATCGACCCGACGACGACGGCGGCGTTCTTCGACGCCATGCAGGAGTTGGAGACGGTCCGACGACGAAACGGCGCGCGTTACTGGGGCGTGTTCCGCGACACGACGACGCCGGACCGATACGTCGAGGTCTACCTCACCGGCACGTGGATGGCTCATCTCCGCGAACACGAGCGCGTATCGGTGGCGGACCGGGAGATACAGGAACGAGCGGCGTCTTTCCATGTCGGCGAGGGACCGCCGACCGTCTCTCACTTCGTTTCGGAGATGGACGGGTGA
- a CDS encoding PrsW family intramembrane metalloprotease, whose amino-acid sequence MGGSEDDLIETSLGEEDLYDVTTWEERTRTDRAAVAIYRGLTGNWRRVFVALAVLLFVAQLAATGFILFLQPALGVLTFLSVIPAFVLAALIWYGDDVQREPLAPLAVTFLLGVLFAGFAALLNTTLQPVFQLIPVVGTVAFFYVVVGPVEETSKWLASRLYAYRTPYLGAAIDGAVFGAFAGLGFATIENFTYITNALFTAGRLPMSRLASIAVGTAAQRSFVGPGHVIYASFAGYYLGLAKGNPENRGPIVVKGLLIAVLIHATYDALVTYLPLSGVAFIAFVVVYDGFFLALLYRKIAAYRHKYREATERPERTPS is encoded by the coding sequence ATGGGTGGGAGCGAGGACGACCTGATAGAGACGTCGCTTGGGGAGGAGGACCTCTACGACGTGACGACGTGGGAGGAACGCACGCGAACCGACCGGGCGGCGGTGGCCATCTACCGCGGCCTCACGGGCAACTGGCGGCGGGTGTTCGTCGCGCTCGCGGTGTTGCTGTTCGTCGCGCAACTCGCCGCGACCGGATTCATCCTTTTCCTGCAACCGGCGCTTGGCGTGTTGACGTTCCTGTCGGTCATCCCGGCGTTCGTGCTCGCCGCGCTCATCTGGTACGGCGACGACGTGCAGCGCGAACCCCTCGCGCCGCTGGCGGTGACGTTCCTTCTGGGCGTGCTGTTCGCCGGGTTCGCCGCCCTGCTCAACACGACCTTACAACCCGTCTTCCAACTGATTCCGGTCGTCGGAACGGTCGCCTTCTTCTACGTCGTCGTCGGGCCGGTCGAGGAGACCTCGAAATGGCTCGCCTCCCGACTGTACGCCTATCGGACGCCGTACCTCGGTGCGGCCATCGACGGCGCGGTGTTCGGCGCGTTCGCCGGACTCGGCTTCGCCACCATCGAGAACTTCACGTACATCACGAACGCGCTGTTCACGGCGGGACGTCTCCCGATGTCGAGGCTCGCCAGCATCGCCGTCGGCACCGCCGCACAGCGGTCGTTCGTCGGACCGGGGCACGTCATCTACGCCTCGTTCGCGGGCTACTACCTCGGCTTGGCGAAGGGGAACCCCGAGAATCGCGGTCCCATCGTGGTGAAGGGCCTCCTCATCGCCGTGCTCATCCACGCGACGTACGACGCGCTGGTGACGTACCTGCCGCTCTCCGGGGTGGCGTTCATCGCCTTCGTCGTCGTGTACGACGGGTTCTTCCTCGCGCTGCTCTACCGGAAGATAGCGGCCTATCGGCACAAGTATCGGGAGGCGACGGAGCGCCCGGAGCGAACCCCGTCGTAA